One window from the genome of Oncorhynchus gorbuscha isolate QuinsamMale2020 ecotype Even-year linkage group LG14, OgorEven_v1.0, whole genome shotgun sequence encodes:
- the LOC123994907 gene encoding heterogeneous nuclear ribonucleoprotein Q-like isoform X9 → MKTYRQREKQGTKVLDSTKGPDEAKIKALLDRTIYTLDVTTGQRKYGGPPPESVYSGAQPTIGTEIFVGKIPRDLFEDELVPLFEKAGPIWDLRLMMDPLSGLNRGYAFVTFCTKEAASEAVNLCNNHEIRPGKHIGVCISVANNRLFVGSIPKSKTKEQIVEEFAKVTEGLNDVILYHQPDDKKKNRGFCFLEYEDHKTAAQARRRLMSGKVKVWGNVVTVEWADPIEDPDPEVMAKVKVLFVRNLANNVTEEILEKSFGQFGKLERVKKLKDYAFVHFDERDAAVKALAQMNGKVLEGEHIDIVFAKPPDQKRKERKAQRQAARTNMYDDDYYYNYGPPQLPPPTRGGRGRGGYSYPSDYYGYDDYDDYYGYDYPNYRGGYDYDYNYYGYDDFQAPARGRGGRGARGASPARGRPGAPRGRGGFSPRGGPGSSRGGVQQRGRGGVRGVRGDHSGNVGGKRKADGYNQPDSKRCQTNNQNWGSQPIAQQPLQGGDHSGNYGYKSDNQEFYQDYFGQQWK, encoded by the exons ATGAAGACTtatagacagagggagaagcaAGGAACCAAAGTTTTAGATTCCACGAAAGGACCAGATGAGGcgaaaataaaa GCTCTGCTTGATAGAACCATCTATACACTTGATGTGACAACGGGTCAGCGGAAGTATGGAGGCCCCCCCCCAGAGTCTGTGTATTCAGGTGCTCAACCCACTATTGGAACAGAG ATATTTGTTGGGAAAATTCCTCGAGACTTGTTTGAGGATGAGCTGGTGCCTCTCTTTGAGAAGGCGGGACCTATCTGGGATCTACGTCTAATGATGGACCCCCTGAGTGGCTTGAACAGGGGCTACGCCTTTGTCACATTCTGCACTAAAGAGGCTGCCTCGGAGGCTGTAAACCTG TGTAATAATCATGAAATACGCCCCGGCAAACACATTGGAGTGTGTATATCTGTTGCCAATAACCGGCTGTTCGTCGGCTCCATCCCCAAGAGTAAAACAAAAGAACAGATTGTGGAGGAGTTTGCTAAAGTCACGG AGGGTCTTAATGATGTCATACTGTACCATCAGCCAGATGACAAAAAGAAGAACAGAGGTTTTTGCTTTTTGGAATACGAGGACCATAAAACTGCTGCTCAGGCCAGACGCAGGCTAATGAGTGGCAAGGTGAaagtgtgggggaacgtggttaCTGTGGAATGGGCAGACCCCATCGAGGACCCAGATCCAGAGGTTATGGCCAAG GTCAAAGTTTTGTTTGTCCGAAACCTTGCGAACAATGTTACGGAAGAAATACTTGAAAAATCCTTCGGCCAGTTTGGTAAACTGGAGCGAGTGAAAAAGCTGAAAGATTACGCCTTCGTTCATTTTGATGAGAGGGACGCTGCAGTCAAG GCGTTGGCTCAAATGAATGGCAAAGTTCTGGAAGGAGAGCACATTGACATAGTTTTTGCAAAGCCCCCTGATCAGAAGAGGAAGGAACGCAAAGCTCAGAGACAAGCAGCCAGAACAAACAT gtatgatgatgattattattacaACTACGGCCCTCCTCAGTTGCCCCCTCCCACAAGAGGCGGCCGGGGTAGGGGAGGTTATTCTTACCCATCCGACTATTATGGCTACGATGATTACGACGATTATTATGGTTATGATTATCCCAACTACCGCGGGGGATACGACTATGACTACAACTACTACGGCTATGATGACTTTCAGGCTCCCGCTAGAGGAAGAGGTGGCAGAGGTGCACGGGGGGCATCCCCAGCCAGAGGTAGGCCAGGTGCTCCCAGGGGAAGAGGTGGCTTTTCCCCGCGTGGTGGTCCAGGATCAAGCAGAGGAGGTGTGCAACAGAGAGGCCGCGGCGGGGTACGTGGTGTGAGGGGTGACCACAGTGGAAATGTAGGTGGAAAGCGCAAAGCTGATGGGTACAATCAGCCAGATTCCAAGCGGTGCCAAACCAATAATCAGAACTGGGGCTCTCAACCTATTGCTCAGCAACCGCTCCAAGGTGGTGATCATTCTGGTAACTATGGTTACAAATCTGACAACCAGGAGTTTTATCAGGATTATTTTGGGCAACAGTGGAAGTAG
- the LOC123994907 gene encoding heterogeneous nuclear ribonucleoprotein Q-like isoform X6 translates to MATDQTTDHVNGNGTEEPIDITEVDKTTAEVIHSDNFQTLLDAGLPQKVAEKLDAIYIAGLVSHSDLDERAIEALKEFNEEGALQVLLEFKESDLSHVQNKSAFLCGVMKTYRQREKQGTKVLDSTKGPDEAKIKALLDRTIYTLDVTTGQRKYGGPPPESVYSGAQPTIGTEIFVGKIPRDLFEDELVPLFEKAGPIWDLRLMMDPLSGLNRGYAFVTFCTKEAASEAVNLCNNHEIRPGKHIGVCISVANNRLFVGSIPKSKTKEQIVEEFAKVTEGLNDVILYHQPDDKKKNRGFCFLEYEDHKTAAQARRRLMSGKVKVWGNVVTVEWADPIEDPDPEVMAKVKVLFVRNLANNVTEEILEKSFGQFGKLERVKKLKDYAFVHFDERDAAVKALAQMNGKVLEGEHIDIVFAKPPDQKRKERKAQRQAARTNMYDDDYYYNYGPPQLPPPTRGGRGRGGYSYPSDYYGYDDYDDYYGYDYPNYRGGYDYDYNYYGYDDFQAPARGRGGRGARGASPARGRPGAPRGRGGFSPRGGPGSSRGGVQQRGRGGVRGVRGDHSGNVGGKRKADGYNQPDSKRCQTNNQNWGSQPIAQQPLQGGDHSGNYGYKSDNQEFYQDYFGQQWK, encoded by the exons ATGGCGACCGATCAGACAACTGATCATGTAAATGGGAATGGTACAGAGGAACCAATAGACATAACTGAAGTGGACAAAACTACAGCTGAGGTTATCCATTCAGACAATTTCCAGACTTTATTAGATGCTGGTTTACCACAGAAAGTGGCAGAAAAACTAGATGCAATTTACATAGCAG GCTTGGTATCGCACAGTGACCTAGATGAAAGGGCTATTGAAGCATTGAAAGAATTTAACGAAGAAGGTGCTCTACAAGTCCTGCTTGAATTTAAGGAAAGTGATCTGTCGCACGTGCAA AACAAAAGTGCCTTCCTCTGTGGAGTAATGAAGACTtatagacagagggagaagcaAGGAACCAAAGTTTTAGATTCCACGAAAGGACCAGATGAGGcgaaaataaaa GCTCTGCTTGATAGAACCATCTATACACTTGATGTGACAACGGGTCAGCGGAAGTATGGAGGCCCCCCCCCAGAGTCTGTGTATTCAGGTGCTCAACCCACTATTGGAACAGAG ATATTTGTTGGGAAAATTCCTCGAGACTTGTTTGAGGATGAGCTGGTGCCTCTCTTTGAGAAGGCGGGACCTATCTGGGATCTACGTCTAATGATGGACCCCCTGAGTGGCTTGAACAGGGGCTACGCCTTTGTCACATTCTGCACTAAAGAGGCTGCCTCGGAGGCTGTAAACCTG TGTAATAATCATGAAATACGCCCCGGCAAACACATTGGAGTGTGTATATCTGTTGCCAATAACCGGCTGTTCGTCGGCTCCATCCCCAAGAGTAAAACAAAAGAACAGATTGTGGAGGAGTTTGCTAAAGTCACGG AGGGTCTTAATGATGTCATACTGTACCATCAGCCAGATGACAAAAAGAAGAACAGAGGTTTTTGCTTTTTGGAATACGAGGACCATAAAACTGCTGCTCAGGCCAGACGCAGGCTAATGAGTGGCAAGGTGAaagtgtgggggaacgtggttaCTGTGGAATGGGCAGACCCCATCGAGGACCCAGATCCAGAGGTTATGGCCAAG GTCAAAGTTTTGTTTGTCCGAAACCTTGCGAACAATGTTACGGAAGAAATACTTGAAAAATCCTTCGGCCAGTTTGGTAAACTGGAGCGAGTGAAAAAGCTGAAAGATTACGCCTTCGTTCATTTTGATGAGAGGGACGCTGCAGTCAAG GCGTTGGCTCAAATGAATGGCAAAGTTCTGGAAGGAGAGCACATTGACATAGTTTTTGCAAAGCCCCCTGATCAGAAGAGGAAGGAACGCAAAGCTCAGAGACAAGCAGCCAGAACAAACAT gtatgatgatgattattattacaACTACGGCCCTCCTCAGTTGCCCCCTCCCACAAGAGGCGGCCGGGGTAGGGGAGGTTATTCTTACCCATCCGACTATTATGGCTACGATGATTACGACGATTATTATGGTTATGATTATCCCAACTACCGCGGGGGATACGACTATGACTACAACTACTACGGCTATGATGACTTTCAGGCTCCCGCTAGAGGAAGAGGTGGCAGAGGTGCACGGGGGGCATCCCCAGCCAGAGGTAGGCCAGGTGCTCCCAGGGGAAGAGGTGGCTTTTCCCCGCGTGGTGGTCCAGGATCAAGCAGAGGAGGTGTGCAACAGAGAGGCCGCGGCGGGGTACGTGGTGTGAGGGGTGACCACAGTGGAAATGTAGGTGGAAAGCGCAAAGCTGATGGGTACAATCAGCCAGATTCCAAGCGGTGCCAAACCAATAATCAGAACTGGGGCTCTCAACCTATTGCTCAGCAACCGCTCCAAGGTGGTGATCATTCTGGTAACTATGGTTACAAATCTGACAACCAGGAGTTTTATCAGGATTATTTTGGGCAACAGTGGAAGTAG
- the LOC123994907 gene encoding heterogeneous nuclear ribonucleoprotein Q-like isoform X3 — protein sequence MIVSHCCRQKDQLHRQTMATDQTTDHVNGNGTEEPIDITEVDKTTAEVIHSDNFQTLLDAGLPQKVAEKLDAIYIAGLVSHSDLDERAIEALKEFNEEGALQVLLEFKESDLSHVQNKSAFLCGVMKTYRQREKQGTKVLDSTKGPDEAKIKALLDRTIYTLDVTTGQRKYGGPPPESVYSGAQPTIGTEIFVGKIPRDLFEDELVPLFEKAGPIWDLRLMMDPLSGLNRGYAFVTFCTKEAASEAVNLCNNHEIRPGKHIGVCISVANNRLFVGSIPKSKTKEQIVEEFAKVTEGLNDVILYHQPDDKKKNRGFCFLEYEDHKTAAQARRRLMSGKVKVWGNVVTVEWADPIEDPDPEVMAKVKVLFVRNLANNVTEEILEKSFGQFGKLERVKKLKDYAFVHFDERDAAVKALAQMNGKVLEGEHIDIVFAKPPDQKRKERKAQRQAARTNMYDDDYYYNYGPPQLPPPTRGGRGRGGYSYPSDYYGYDDYDDYYGYDYPNYRGGYDYDYNYYGYDDFQAPARGRGGRGARGASPARGRPGAPRGRGGFSPRGGPGSSRGGVQQRGRGGVRGVRGDHSGNVGGKRKADGYNQPDSKRCQTNNQNWGSQPIAQQPLQGGDHSGNYGYKSDNQEFYQDYFGQQWK from the exons ATG ATTGTCTCACATTGCTGTCGCCAAAAGGATCAACTGCACAGACAAACG ATGGCGACCGATCAGACAACTGATCATGTAAATGGGAATGGTACAGAGGAACCAATAGACATAACTGAAGTGGACAAAACTACAGCTGAGGTTATCCATTCAGACAATTTCCAGACTTTATTAGATGCTGGTTTACCACAGAAAGTGGCAGAAAAACTAGATGCAATTTACATAGCAG GCTTGGTATCGCACAGTGACCTAGATGAAAGGGCTATTGAAGCATTGAAAGAATTTAACGAAGAAGGTGCTCTACAAGTCCTGCTTGAATTTAAGGAAAGTGATCTGTCGCACGTGCAA AACAAAAGTGCCTTCCTCTGTGGAGTAATGAAGACTtatagacagagggagaagcaAGGAACCAAAGTTTTAGATTCCACGAAAGGACCAGATGAGGcgaaaataaaa GCTCTGCTTGATAGAACCATCTATACACTTGATGTGACAACGGGTCAGCGGAAGTATGGAGGCCCCCCCCCAGAGTCTGTGTATTCAGGTGCTCAACCCACTATTGGAACAGAG ATATTTGTTGGGAAAATTCCTCGAGACTTGTTTGAGGATGAGCTGGTGCCTCTCTTTGAGAAGGCGGGACCTATCTGGGATCTACGTCTAATGATGGACCCCCTGAGTGGCTTGAACAGGGGCTACGCCTTTGTCACATTCTGCACTAAAGAGGCTGCCTCGGAGGCTGTAAACCTG TGTAATAATCATGAAATACGCCCCGGCAAACACATTGGAGTGTGTATATCTGTTGCCAATAACCGGCTGTTCGTCGGCTCCATCCCCAAGAGTAAAACAAAAGAACAGATTGTGGAGGAGTTTGCTAAAGTCACGG AGGGTCTTAATGATGTCATACTGTACCATCAGCCAGATGACAAAAAGAAGAACAGAGGTTTTTGCTTTTTGGAATACGAGGACCATAAAACTGCTGCTCAGGCCAGACGCAGGCTAATGAGTGGCAAGGTGAaagtgtgggggaacgtggttaCTGTGGAATGGGCAGACCCCATCGAGGACCCAGATCCAGAGGTTATGGCCAAG GTCAAAGTTTTGTTTGTCCGAAACCTTGCGAACAATGTTACGGAAGAAATACTTGAAAAATCCTTCGGCCAGTTTGGTAAACTGGAGCGAGTGAAAAAGCTGAAAGATTACGCCTTCGTTCATTTTGATGAGAGGGACGCTGCAGTCAAG GCGTTGGCTCAAATGAATGGCAAAGTTCTGGAAGGAGAGCACATTGACATAGTTTTTGCAAAGCCCCCTGATCAGAAGAGGAAGGAACGCAAAGCTCAGAGACAAGCAGCCAGAACAAACAT gtatgatgatgattattattacaACTACGGCCCTCCTCAGTTGCCCCCTCCCACAAGAGGCGGCCGGGGTAGGGGAGGTTATTCTTACCCATCCGACTATTATGGCTACGATGATTACGACGATTATTATGGTTATGATTATCCCAACTACCGCGGGGGATACGACTATGACTACAACTACTACGGCTATGATGACTTTCAGGCTCCCGCTAGAGGAAGAGGTGGCAGAGGTGCACGGGGGGCATCCCCAGCCAGAGGTAGGCCAGGTGCTCCCAGGGGAAGAGGTGGCTTTTCCCCGCGTGGTGGTCCAGGATCAAGCAGAGGAGGTGTGCAACAGAGAGGCCGCGGCGGGGTACGTGGTGTGAGGGGTGACCACAGTGGAAATGTAGGTGGAAAGCGCAAAGCTGATGGGTACAATCAGCCAGATTCCAAGCGGTGCCAAACCAATAATCAGAACTGGGGCTCTCAACCTATTGCTCAGCAACCGCTCCAAGGTGGTGATCATTCTGGTAACTATGGTTACAAATCTGACAACCAGGAGTTTTATCAGGATTATTTTGGGCAACAGTGGAAGTAG
- the LOC123994907 gene encoding heterogeneous nuclear ribonucleoprotein Q-like isoform X1, producing MTKVTVQRTNHLPLIALHEEPACYANEVSQDCLTLLSPKGSTAQTNGKMATDQTTDHVNGNGTEEPIDITEVDKTTAEVIHSDNFQTLLDAGLPQKVAEKLDAIYIAGLVSHSDLDERAIEALKEFNEEGALQVLLEFKESDLSHVQNKSAFLCGVMKTYRQREKQGTKVLDSTKGPDEAKIKALLDRTIYTLDVTTGQRKYGGPPPESVYSGAQPTIGTEIFVGKIPRDLFEDELVPLFEKAGPIWDLRLMMDPLSGLNRGYAFVTFCTKEAASEAVNLCNNHEIRPGKHIGVCISVANNRLFVGSIPKSKTKEQIVEEFAKVTEGLNDVILYHQPDDKKKNRGFCFLEYEDHKTAAQARRRLMSGKVKVWGNVVTVEWADPIEDPDPEVMAKVKVLFVRNLANNVTEEILEKSFGQFGKLERVKKLKDYAFVHFDERDAAVKALAQMNGKVLEGEHIDIVFAKPPDQKRKERKAQRQAARTNMYDDDYYYNYGPPQLPPPTRGGRGRGGYSYPSDYYGYDDYDDYYGYDYPNYRGGYDYDYNYYGYDDFQAPARGRGGRGARGASPARGRPGAPRGRGGFSPRGGPGSSRGGVQQRGRGGVRGVRGDHSGNVGGKRKADGYNQPDSKRCQTNNQNWGSQPIAQQPLQGGDHSGNYGYKSDNQEFYQDYFGQQWK from the exons ATGACAAAG GTAACAGTCCAGCgcactaaccacctgcctctcattgcactccacgaggagcctgcctgttacgcgaatgaagtaagccaag ATTGTCTCACATTGCTGTCGCCAAAAGGATCAACTGCACAGACAAACGGTAAA ATGGCGACCGATCAGACAACTGATCATGTAAATGGGAATGGTACAGAGGAACCAATAGACATAACTGAAGTGGACAAAACTACAGCTGAGGTTATCCATTCAGACAATTTCCAGACTTTATTAGATGCTGGTTTACCACAGAAAGTGGCAGAAAAACTAGATGCAATTTACATAGCAG GCTTGGTATCGCACAGTGACCTAGATGAAAGGGCTATTGAAGCATTGAAAGAATTTAACGAAGAAGGTGCTCTACAAGTCCTGCTTGAATTTAAGGAAAGTGATCTGTCGCACGTGCAA AACAAAAGTGCCTTCCTCTGTGGAGTAATGAAGACTtatagacagagggagaagcaAGGAACCAAAGTTTTAGATTCCACGAAAGGACCAGATGAGGcgaaaataaaa GCTCTGCTTGATAGAACCATCTATACACTTGATGTGACAACGGGTCAGCGGAAGTATGGAGGCCCCCCCCCAGAGTCTGTGTATTCAGGTGCTCAACCCACTATTGGAACAGAG ATATTTGTTGGGAAAATTCCTCGAGACTTGTTTGAGGATGAGCTGGTGCCTCTCTTTGAGAAGGCGGGACCTATCTGGGATCTACGTCTAATGATGGACCCCCTGAGTGGCTTGAACAGGGGCTACGCCTTTGTCACATTCTGCACTAAAGAGGCTGCCTCGGAGGCTGTAAACCTG TGTAATAATCATGAAATACGCCCCGGCAAACACATTGGAGTGTGTATATCTGTTGCCAATAACCGGCTGTTCGTCGGCTCCATCCCCAAGAGTAAAACAAAAGAACAGATTGTGGAGGAGTTTGCTAAAGTCACGG AGGGTCTTAATGATGTCATACTGTACCATCAGCCAGATGACAAAAAGAAGAACAGAGGTTTTTGCTTTTTGGAATACGAGGACCATAAAACTGCTGCTCAGGCCAGACGCAGGCTAATGAGTGGCAAGGTGAaagtgtgggggaacgtggttaCTGTGGAATGGGCAGACCCCATCGAGGACCCAGATCCAGAGGTTATGGCCAAG GTCAAAGTTTTGTTTGTCCGAAACCTTGCGAACAATGTTACGGAAGAAATACTTGAAAAATCCTTCGGCCAGTTTGGTAAACTGGAGCGAGTGAAAAAGCTGAAAGATTACGCCTTCGTTCATTTTGATGAGAGGGACGCTGCAGTCAAG GCGTTGGCTCAAATGAATGGCAAAGTTCTGGAAGGAGAGCACATTGACATAGTTTTTGCAAAGCCCCCTGATCAGAAGAGGAAGGAACGCAAAGCTCAGAGACAAGCAGCCAGAACAAACAT gtatgatgatgattattattacaACTACGGCCCTCCTCAGTTGCCCCCTCCCACAAGAGGCGGCCGGGGTAGGGGAGGTTATTCTTACCCATCCGACTATTATGGCTACGATGATTACGACGATTATTATGGTTATGATTATCCCAACTACCGCGGGGGATACGACTATGACTACAACTACTACGGCTATGATGACTTTCAGGCTCCCGCTAGAGGAAGAGGTGGCAGAGGTGCACGGGGGGCATCCCCAGCCAGAGGTAGGCCAGGTGCTCCCAGGGGAAGAGGTGGCTTTTCCCCGCGTGGTGGTCCAGGATCAAGCAGAGGAGGTGTGCAACAGAGAGGCCGCGGCGGGGTACGTGGTGTGAGGGGTGACCACAGTGGAAATGTAGGTGGAAAGCGCAAAGCTGATGGGTACAATCAGCCAGATTCCAAGCGGTGCCAAACCAATAATCAGAACTGGGGCTCTCAACCTATTGCTCAGCAACCGCTCCAAGGTGGTGATCATTCTGGTAACTATGGTTACAAATCTGACAACCAGGAGTTTTATCAGGATTATTTTGGGCAACAGTGGAAGTAG